A single genomic interval of Sinorhizobium garamanticum harbors:
- a CDS encoding DUF1883 domain-containing protein translates to MTKRALNYTHYDLKEQRAGTTIEVTLSAVANVRLMTADNFTRYTETLKHQFVGGIARKSPLRLIIPATAHWHLVIDMEGHHGLAQSSVRLVETAGQPRFQSMS, encoded by the coding sequence ATGACAAAAAGAGCATTGAACTATACCCATTACGACCTCAAGGAACAAAGGGCCGGCACGACGATCGAAGTGACGCTGTCCGCCGTCGCCAACGTCCGGCTGATGACCGCCGACAACTTTACCCGCTACACGGAGACACTGAAGCATCAGTTTGTCGGCGGCATCGCGCGAAAATCGCCGCTGCGCCTGATCATCCCGGCAACCGCCCATTGGCATCTCGTCATCGACATGGAAGGTCACCACGGGCTTGCTCAGTCGAGCGTCCGCCTGGTCGAGACGGCTGGACAGCCACGCTTCCAATCCATGTCGTGA
- a CDS encoding replication-associated recombination protein A, whose product MSDLFSPIEPPEMASARPLADRLRPRTLAEVTGQEHLTGEDGALTRMIASGSLGSMIFWGPPGTGKTTVARLLSGEAGLAFEQISAIFSGVADLKKVFDSARARRMSGRQTLLFVDEIHRFNRAQQDSFLPVMEDGTVILVGATTENPSFELNAALLSRARVLTFKPLDEASLEELLRRAEQAESKSLPLDEDARASLLRMADGDGRAVLTLAEEVWRAARRDEIFDATALQNVVQRRAPVYDKGQDGHYNLISALHKSVRGSDPDAALYYLCRMFDAGEDPLYIGRRLVRMAVEDIGLADPQALVICNAAKDAYDYLGSPEGELALAEACVYVATAPKSNAVYMAYKSAMRAAKENGSLLPPKHILNAPTKLMKGEGYGEGYHYDHDEPDAFSGQDYFPEKMGRKTFYDPPERGFERELRKRLEWWAKLRRERNS is encoded by the coding sequence ATGAGCGATCTGTTTTCCCCCATCGAACCACCGGAAATGGCATCGGCGAGGCCACTCGCCGACAGGCTCCGGCCGCGCACGCTTGCCGAAGTCACGGGGCAGGAGCATTTGACCGGCGAAGATGGTGCTCTTACCCGCATGATCGCGTCGGGCTCACTTGGATCGATGATTTTCTGGGGGCCGCCAGGGACAGGCAAGACAACGGTAGCCCGCCTGCTCTCCGGAGAGGCCGGCCTTGCCTTCGAGCAGATCTCGGCGATCTTCTCCGGCGTCGCGGACCTCAAGAAAGTGTTCGATTCTGCGCGTGCCAGGCGGATGTCGGGCCGCCAGACTCTGCTGTTCGTAGACGAGATCCATCGCTTCAATCGCGCCCAGCAGGATAGCTTCCTGCCGGTCATGGAAGACGGAACGGTGATTCTCGTCGGCGCGACGACGGAGAATCCGTCTTTCGAGCTCAATGCCGCGCTCCTGTCACGAGCGCGTGTCTTGACCTTCAAGCCGCTTGACGAGGCGAGCCTGGAGGAGCTGCTGCGACGCGCCGAGCAGGCGGAGAGCAAGTCTCTGCCGCTCGACGAGGATGCCCGCGCCAGTCTGCTGCGCATGGCGGACGGCGACGGGCGCGCCGTGCTGACGCTTGCCGAAGAGGTCTGGCGCGCGGCGCGTCGGGATGAAATCTTCGATGCCACAGCCCTGCAGAACGTCGTCCAGCGCCGCGCCCCCGTCTACGACAAGGGGCAGGATGGGCACTACAATCTGATCTCGGCGCTCCACAAGTCCGTTCGCGGTTCGGATCCGGATGCCGCGCTCTATTATCTCTGCCGCATGTTCGATGCCGGTGAAGACCCGCTTTATATCGGCAGGCGGCTGGTCCGCATGGCCGTCGAAGACATCGGTCTTGCCGATCCTCAGGCACTGGTTATCTGCAACGCCGCCAAGGATGCCTATGACTATCTCGGCTCGCCGGAAGGCGAGCTTGCGCTGGCCGAGGCCTGTGTCTATGTCGCGACGGCGCCGAAGTCGAATGCGGTCTACATGGCCTACAAGTCGGCGATGCGCGCGGCGAAGGAAAACGGCTCGCTGCTGCCACCGAAACATATTCTGAACGCTCCGACGAAGCTCATGAAGGGCGAGGGTTACGGCGAGGGATATCATTACGATCACGACGAGCCGGATGCGTTTTCGGGCCAGGATTATTTTCCGGAGAAGATGGGTCGCAAGACGTTTTATGATCCGCCTGAGCGCGGCTTCGAACGCGAGCTTCGCAAGCGGCTCGAATGGTGGGCGAAACTTCGGCGCGAGCGAAACTCTTAG
- a CDS encoding RluA family pseudouridine synthase, with protein MAGIEHRQVDGDEAGMRLDRWFKVHFPGLGFGPLQKLLRSGQIRVDGARAKSDTRVQPGQTIRIPPLGADAKDTKTGPIGGRDLRHSPDGELLSRMVLHEDAKVIVLNKPAGIAVQGGSGVSRHIDKMLEAWTSQKGEKPRLVHRLDRDTSGVLVIARTRGAAQQLTAAFRERDTKKTYWALVKGVPRKREDRISTWLVKEQTPDGDRMRIAKHGDEGADHAISYYRIVEQAGQNLAWLEMEPYTGRTHQLRVHAAHIGHPIIGDPKYFEADINWNFPGGIQNRLHLHARHIDIPHPNGGRLKVTAPLPPHMVQSWNLLGFDENAADEED; from the coding sequence ATGGCAGGCATAGAACACAGGCAGGTGGACGGTGACGAGGCGGGAATGCGCCTTGACCGCTGGTTCAAGGTGCATTTTCCCGGGCTCGGCTTCGGACCGCTGCAGAAGCTGCTGCGCTCCGGCCAGATCCGCGTGGATGGTGCCCGCGCGAAATCCGATACGCGCGTGCAGCCGGGCCAGACGATCCGCATTCCACCTCTGGGCGCCGATGCCAAGGACACCAAGACAGGCCCGATCGGCGGTCGGGACCTGCGCCATTCGCCTGATGGCGAACTGCTGTCGCGCATGGTGCTCCACGAAGACGCCAAAGTCATCGTGCTCAACAAGCCCGCCGGCATTGCCGTGCAGGGCGGCTCCGGCGTCAGCCGCCATATCGACAAGATGCTTGAAGCGTGGACGAGCCAGAAGGGCGAAAAGCCGCGATTGGTGCACCGTCTCGACCGCGACACGTCGGGCGTCCTCGTCATCGCCCGTACGCGCGGCGCTGCACAACAGTTGACCGCCGCCTTCCGCGAACGTGACACCAAGAAGACCTATTGGGCCCTGGTCAAAGGCGTGCCGCGCAAACGCGAGGACCGTATCTCCACCTGGCTCGTCAAGGAGCAAACCCCGGACGGCGATCGCATGCGGATCGCCAAACACGGCGACGAGGGCGCCGACCATGCGATTTCCTATTACCGTATCGTCGAGCAGGCCGGGCAAAATTTGGCCTGGCTCGAGATGGAGCCCTATACCGGCCGCACGCATCAACTCCGCGTCCACGCCGCCCACATCGGCCACCCGATCATCGGGGACCCGAAATACTTCGAGGCGGACATTAACTGGAACTTCCCCGGCGGCATCCAGAATCGGCTGCATTTGCACGCCCGGCATATCGACATTCCGCATCCGAACGGCGGGCGACTGAAGGTCACGGCCCCCCTGCCCCCCCACATGGTGCAGAGCTGGAACCTGCTCGGCTTCGACGAGAACGCCGCCGACGAGGAAGATTGA
- a CDS encoding HAD-IA family hydrolase produces MKLVLFDCDGTLVDSVGLIHEVMARTFEAFDRPRPTTEATKAIIGLTLDIAIARLLGREHVDGHAVTMTAHYKEIFASVRAEAGFQEQLFPGIAEMLQTLAARDELLIGAVTGKSRRGLTHISATHGFDKIFFVSRTADDCPSKPHPAMVMECYAEAGVDAKDTIVIGDAIYDMQMAKAAGADALGVAWGYASVPDLIKAGADHIARTPEDIIEWMERNHA; encoded by the coding sequence ATGAAACTCGTGCTTTTCGATTGCGACGGGACGCTGGTCGACAGCGTCGGGTTGATCCATGAAGTGATGGCCCGCACTTTCGAAGCCTTTGACCGTCCTCGCCCGACGACCGAAGCGACCAAGGCGATCATCGGTTTGACGCTTGACATCGCGATCGCGCGCCTGTTGGGCCGTGAACATGTCGATGGCCATGCCGTCACAATGACGGCACATTACAAGGAGATCTTCGCTTCGGTGCGGGCTGAAGCGGGCTTTCAAGAGCAGCTGTTTCCCGGCATTGCCGAGATGTTGCAGACGCTCGCCGCACGCGATGAATTGCTGATCGGTGCCGTTACCGGAAAATCACGGCGGGGCCTCACACACATTTCGGCTACGCATGGCTTCGACAAGATCTTCTTCGTTTCCCGGACCGCCGACGACTGCCCCTCCAAACCGCACCCGGCTATGGTCATGGAATGCTATGCGGAGGCAGGCGTAGACGCGAAGGACACGATCGTCATCGGCGACGCCATCTACGATATGCAGATGGCGAAGGCGGCCGGTGCCGATGCTCTCGGAGTCGCGTGGGGTTACGCAAGCGTGCCGGATCTGATCAAAGCCGGCGCCGACCACATCGCCCGTACACCGGAAGACATAATCGAATGGATGGAGCGCAACCATGCCTGA
- the fghA gene encoding S-formylglutathione hydrolase: protein MKVISQNTAFGGMQGVFSHDSAACKGEMTFAVYVPPQAISEPRPVLWYLSGLTCTHANVMEKGEYRRMASELGLIVVCPDTSPRGSDVPDELTNWQMGKGAGFYLDATQTPWAEHYQMYTYITEELPAFASQHFRMDMSRQGIFGHSMGGHGAMTIALKNPERFKSCSAFAPIVEPSTADWSVGAFEKYLGSDKAAWRQYDACALVKDGARFPEFLIDQGKADGFLENGLRPWLFEEAVQGTGIELTLRMHERYDHSYYFISTFMDDHLKWHAERLS, encoded by the coding sequence ATGAAAGTTATCTCGCAAAATACTGCCTTTGGCGGCATGCAGGGCGTCTTTTCCCACGATTCGGCCGCCTGCAAGGGCGAAATGACCTTCGCCGTCTATGTGCCGCCGCAGGCGATCAGCGAGCCGCGCCCTGTTCTATGGTACCTGTCCGGCCTCACCTGCACCCACGCAAACGTGATGGAAAAGGGAGAATATCGCCGCATGGCCTCGGAGCTGGGCCTCATCGTCGTCTGCCCGGATACAAGTCCGCGCGGCAGCGATGTGCCGGATGAACTCACCAATTGGCAAATGGGCAAGGGCGCCGGATTCTATCTCGACGCAACGCAAACGCCCTGGGCCGAACATTATCAGATGTACACATACATCACGGAGGAGCTACCCGCCTTTGCCAGCCAGCATTTCCGCATGGACATGAGCCGCCAGGGCATTTTCGGCCATTCGATGGGCGGGCACGGGGCGATGACGATCGCTCTCAAGAACCCGGAGCGGTTCAAGAGCTGCTCGGCCTTCGCGCCGATCGTGGAGCCCTCCACGGCCGACTGGTCGGTCGGTGCCTTCGAGAAGTACCTTGGCTCCGACAAAGCCGCCTGGCGTCAGTACGATGCCTGTGCATTGGTCAAGGACGGCGCACGCTTCCCGGAGTTCCTGATCGACCAGGGCAAGGCGGACGGCTTTCTTGAGAACGGCTTGCGCCCCTGGCTGTTCGAGGAGGCGGTACAAGGAACCGGAATCGAGCTGACGCTCCGGATGCATGAGCGATACGACCATTCCTACTACTTCATATCGACCTTCATGGACGATCATCTGAAGTGGCATGCCGAGCGGCTCAGCTGA
- a CDS encoding ATP12 family chaperone protein, which produces MPDIRDELSGALSHEDPVRRAQIQMQKPLAKRFYKEVSIGTAEDGGQTVLLDGRRVRTPAKHQLAVPTRKLAELLAAEWDAQSDVIDPAAMPITRIVNTAIDGVALDHRAVFDDILRFAGSDLLCYRADSPEGLVARQNDLWNPILDWAAQSLGARFILIEGVIHQEQPREAISAYAEGLRAFATPLGLTCLHTLTTLTGSALLALAFAMGRLTVEQAWAAAHVDEDWQIEHWGTDEEAFRRRENRWQEMQAAAAALDALR; this is translated from the coding sequence ATGCCTGATATACGCGATGAGTTGAGCGGCGCCTTGAGCCATGAAGATCCGGTGCGGCGTGCACAAATCCAGATGCAAAAGCCGCTGGCAAAGCGCTTCTACAAGGAAGTGAGCATCGGTACCGCGGAAGACGGCGGTCAGACCGTGCTTCTTGACGGCCGCAGGGTGCGTACGCCGGCAAAACATCAGCTTGCGGTTCCGACCCGCAAACTTGCGGAGCTGTTGGCTGCCGAGTGGGATGCGCAGTCCGACGTCATTGATCCGGCGGCGATGCCGATCACACGCATCGTCAACACCGCGATCGATGGCGTGGCGCTCGACCACCGCGCAGTGTTCGATGATATCCTGCGTTTTGCCGGCAGTGACCTCCTCTGCTATCGTGCCGACAGTCCCGAGGGGCTGGTCGCACGCCAGAACGATCTGTGGAACCCGATCCTCGACTGGGCTGCGCAATCGCTCGGCGCCCGCTTCATTCTGATCGAAGGCGTGATCCACCAGGAGCAGCCTCGAGAGGCAATCTCGGCCTATGCCGAGGGCCTGCGCGCCTTCGCGACGCCGCTCGGACTTACTTGCTTGCACACGTTGACGACACTCACTGGATCGGCGCTGCTTGCGCTCGCCTTCGCCATGGGGAGGCTGACAGTAGAGCAAGCCTGGGCTGCCGCTCATGTCGATGAGGACTGGCAGATCGAGCATTGGGGAACCGATGAGGAAGCCTTCCGGCGCCGCGAAAACCGGTGGCAGGAAATGCAGGCGGCCGCAGCGGCGCTCGACGCCCTGAGATAG
- the crcB gene encoding fluoride efflux transporter CrcB → MFHILLVGAGGALGSVLRYLVGLWTLHRFGPAFPWGTLCVNVSGSFLIGFLAELIMHKMGASPEMRVFLITGVLGGYTTFSAFSLDAITLLEHGQPALGIAYILASVVLSILAVFTGLALMRAMV, encoded by the coding sequence ATGTTCCATATCCTGCTCGTCGGCGCCGGTGGCGCGCTGGGCTCCGTGCTACGTTATCTCGTTGGCCTCTGGACGCTCCATCGGTTCGGTCCCGCCTTTCCCTGGGGCACCTTGTGCGTGAACGTCAGCGGCTCGTTCCTGATCGGTTTCCTGGCGGAGTTGATCATGCACAAGATGGGAGCATCTCCGGAAATGCGCGTGTTTCTGATCACGGGCGTGCTTGGCGGCTACACCACATTCTCCGCCTTCTCGCTGGACGCGATAACGCTGCTGGAGCACGGGCAGCCGGCGCTCGGCATCGCCTATATTCTGGCAAGCGTCGTTCTTTCCATTCTTGCGGTCTTCACCGGACTGGCCCTGATGCGCGCAATGGTCTAA
- the sugE gene encoding quaternary ammonium compound efflux SMR transporter SugE, whose protein sequence is MAWITLLLAGLLEIGWAIGLKYTDGFTRFTPTVLTVGSMIVSIVLLGIAVRSLPLGTAYAVWTGIGTVGTVVLGIFLFAEPATLIRLGCIGLIVAGIAGLKLFA, encoded by the coding sequence ATGGCCTGGATTACCCTTCTGCTTGCCGGCCTTCTCGAAATCGGCTGGGCGATCGGTCTCAAATATACGGACGGTTTTACGCGCTTCACCCCGACTGTGCTAACGGTCGGATCGATGATCGTCAGCATAGTACTTCTTGGTATTGCGGTCCGTTCGCTGCCTCTCGGCACGGCCTATGCCGTATGGACTGGCATCGGCACTGTCGGCACGGTCGTGCTGGGCATATTCCTTTTTGCCGAGCCAGCGACACTCATTCGCCTCGGCTGCATCGGCTTGATCGTCGCCGGCATCGCCGGTCTAAAGCTTTTCGCCTAG
- a CDS encoding YaiI/YqxD family protein encodes MIFVDADACPVKAEILKVAERHGFEVTFVANSGLRPSRDPMVHNVIVSAGFDAADNWIAERAGEGDIVVTADVPLAARCVATGALVTGPSGRLFDKSNIGMASAMRDLGAHLRETGESKGYNAAFTARDRSAFLETLDRLCRQAKR; translated from the coding sequence ATGATCTTCGTCGATGCCGACGCCTGCCCTGTAAAGGCGGAAATTCTCAAGGTAGCGGAACGTCACGGCTTCGAGGTGACGTTCGTCGCCAATTCCGGGCTGCGCCCGTCACGAGACCCGATGGTGCACAACGTCATCGTTTCGGCAGGCTTCGACGCAGCTGACAATTGGATTGCCGAACGCGCAGGAGAAGGCGACATCGTGGTTACGGCGGATGTTCCGCTCGCCGCACGCTGTGTCGCGACTGGTGCCCTCGTCACCGGGCCGTCCGGCAGGCTCTTCGACAAGAGCAACATCGGCATGGCTTCGGCCATGCGCGACCTCGGCGCACACTTACGGGAAACCGGCGAAAGCAAAGGCTACAATGCAGCCTTCACGGCAAGGGACCGCTCAGCGTTCCTGGAGACGCTTGACCGGCTCTGTCGCCAAGCCAAAAGATGA
- a CDS encoding DUF1345 domain-containing protein, with product MKRTTRLRHWPFYAALGCALLSLPISLVLAPRFTLEITAITFFCVYLIKAAMRLRRLTGSYLEHHALSTDEPEAVIFLVTLAAAAVSLLSLFLALNRQEQGYGFELPLAFASVGLGWATIHTMAAMHYAHVYWVADENRDPIEPARGLMFPETDTPGGYDFLYFAFVIGMTAQTSDVAITTTTMRRINLAHAVVSFFFNTVLVAAVVNAAVQLAG from the coding sequence ATGAAACGGACAACAAGGCTGCGACACTGGCCATTCTATGCTGCGCTTGGCTGCGCCTTGCTGAGCCTACCGATCTCCCTGGTCCTTGCTCCACGCTTTACCCTGGAGATCACCGCCATCACGTTCTTCTGCGTTTATCTCATCAAGGCGGCCATGCGGCTCAGGCGCTTGACCGGCAGCTATCTCGAACATCATGCGCTTAGCACCGACGAACCTGAAGCGGTCATTTTTCTGGTTACGCTTGCTGCGGCTGCCGTCTCGCTGCTCTCGCTTTTCCTGGCGCTCAATCGGCAGGAACAGGGCTATGGCTTCGAGCTTCCCCTCGCCTTTGCCTCCGTGGGGCTCGGCTGGGCAACGATCCACACCATGGCGGCAATGCATTACGCGCACGTCTATTGGGTGGCCGATGAGAACCGTGATCCGATCGAGCCGGCACGCGGATTGATGTTTCCGGAAACGGACACACCCGGCGGTTATGACTTTCTCTATTTCGCATTCGTCATCGGCATGACGGCGCAAACATCGGATGTGGCAATCACCACTACGACGATGCGCCGGATCAATCTGGCGCATGCCGTCGTTTCGTTCTTCTTCAACACCGTGCTGGTCGCCGCGGTCGTCAACGCGGCGGTCCAACTGGCCGGCTGA